A genomic window from Carassius auratus strain Wakin unplaced genomic scaffold, ASM336829v1 scaf_tig00029870, whole genome shotgun sequence includes:
- the LOC113079929 gene encoding neoverrucotoxin subunit alpha-like, giving the protein MITYTGVTVQPYPDHPERFDVYQQVLCRESVCGRCYWELEWRGGENGVRISVSYKTISRKGSSKECWFGRNDKSWGLLCSVSKYSFMHSSIETDLPVKPISSRIGVFVDHSAGTLSFYSVSDTMNLIHTVQTTFTQPLYPGFALGSGSSVKLC; this is encoded by the coding sequence ATGATTACGTACACTGGAGTCACAGTCCAGccatatcctgatcatccagaaaGATTTGATGTGTATcagcaggtgttgtgtagagagagtgtgtgtggacgctgttactgggagctgGAGTGGAGAGGAGGGGAAAATGGTGTGCgaatatcagtgtcatataagaccATCAGCAGGAAGGGATCGAGTAAGGAGTGTTGGTTTGGACGAAATGATAAGTCTTGGGGTTTGCTCTGCTCTGTCTCCAAATACTCATTCATGCACAGTAGCATAGAGACTGATCTCCCTGTAAAGCCCATCAGcagtagaataggagtgtttgtggatcacagtgcaggaactctgtccttctacagcgtctctgacacaatgaaccttatccacacagtccagaccacattcactcaacCGCTTTATCCTGGGTTTGCTCTCGGTTCTGGATCATCAGTAAAACTGTGCTGA